In Vagococcus hydrophili, one DNA window encodes the following:
- a CDS encoding ABC transporter permease has protein sequence MKRYIKLYKVYLNNSFKILKMSTANFVIGFIAFLAIQVSALLFLKVTFGRIPSVNGYNFYQVLFVYGFSQIPRGLDHLYSDYLWIFSRQSVVKGEVDRYLVRPVSPYFQVICERVQFDALGEIFVGVVITLYAITGIDFPNPLISLILSFVYLITGCIIYTSIKTICASLAFWMKKSMNILRSVYGLSDLTKYPLSIYPPVVRGFFTYLIPFGVVAAIPSELIFSSTLFNMTTVTIISVATIFTLLASIIWKKGVRSYESAGN, from the coding sequence ATGAAACGATACATAAAACTTTATAAAGTTTACCTCAATAATTCTTTTAAAATTTTAAAAATGTCCACAGCTAATTTTGTGATTGGATTTATCGCTTTTTTAGCCATTCAAGTTTCCGCCCTTTTATTTTTAAAAGTGACCTTTGGCAGAATTCCTTCCGTTAATGGTTATAATTTTTATCAAGTGTTGTTTGTTTACGGATTTTCTCAAATTCCACGTGGTTTAGATCATCTCTACAGTGATTACTTATGGATTTTCTCAAGGCAAAGTGTGGTAAAAGGAGAAGTGGATCGCTATTTGGTTCGCCCCGTTAGTCCTTATTTTCAAGTTATTTGTGAGCGAGTTCAATTTGATGCTTTAGGTGAAATTTTTGTGGGCGTGGTTATTACGCTTTATGCCATTACAGGAATTGATTTTCCAAATCCTTTGATTTCTCTGATTCTTAGTTTCGTTTACTTAATTACAGGTTGTATCATCTACACTTCAATTAAAACCATCTGCGCCTCTTTAGCTTTTTGGATGAAGAAAAGCATGAATATTCTTCGTTCTGTTTATGGTTTAAGTGATTTAACGAAATACCCTCTATCAATTTATCCACCTGTCGTCAGAGGATTTTTTACTTATTTGATTCCCTTTGGTGTTGTCGCAGCAATCCCATCTGAGTTAATTTTTAGTTCTACTTTATTTAATATGACCACTGTGACAATTATTAGTGTGGCTACTATTTTCACATTATTAGCTTCAATTATTTGGAAAAAAGGAGTGAGAAGTTATGAAAGTGCCGGAAACTAA
- a CDS encoding M42 family metallopeptidase, with product MLEKNEELFLKELTDAKGVPGNEEQVRNIFKKYAEPHSDKIFYDGLGGINARHIGDKEGPKVLISGHMDEVGFMVTKITEKGFLEFQTLGGWWGQVMLAQQVTITTGSGQEIHGVIGSKPPHVLSAEARKKPYEITDMFIDIGATSEEEASEWGIKPGDMVTPYIEYQRLNGSKYLLAKAWDNRIGTAVSLKVLENLAKEGHPNILFAGSNVQEEVGLRGARTSTHLVNPDIAFALDTGTAGDTPGMTPKEADSVLGKGPQIIIFDASMIPHKKLRDFVIGIAEELEIPFQYTVITGGGTDAGMQHLTRDGIPSLAITVSTRYLHSHTSVIHEDDYLNTVKLVTEVVKRLDADKVKELREY from the coding sequence ATGTTAGAAAAAAATGAAGAATTATTTTTAAAAGAATTAACAGATGCTAAGGGAGTTCCGGGTAATGAGGAGCAAGTTCGTAATATTTTTAAAAAATACGCAGAACCTCATTCAGATAAAATTTTCTATGATGGATTAGGCGGAATTAACGCACGTCATATTGGAGATAAAGAAGGACCAAAAGTTTTAATTTCAGGACACATGGACGAAGTTGGCTTTATGGTAACTAAAATTACTGAAAAAGGTTTCCTAGAATTTCAAACTTTAGGTGGCTGGTGGGGTCAAGTGATGCTTGCCCAACAAGTAACGATTACAACGGGTTCAGGACAAGAAATTCACGGTGTGATTGGTTCAAAACCACCTCACGTTTTAAGTGCTGAAGCACGTAAAAAACCTTACGAAATTACAGATATGTTTATCGATATCGGTGCAACAAGTGAAGAAGAAGCAAGTGAGTGGGGCATTAAACCAGGCGATATGGTAACACCATACATTGAATACCAACGGTTAAATGGTTCAAAATACTTATTAGCTAAAGCTTGGGATAACCGTATTGGGACAGCTGTTTCATTAAAAGTTTTAGAAAATCTAGCTAAAGAAGGACATCCAAATATTCTTTTTGCAGGAAGTAATGTACAAGAAGAAGTTGGGTTACGTGGCGCAAGAACAAGCACTCATTTAGTTAATCCAGATATCGCTTTTGCACTTGATACTGGGACTGCGGGAGATACACCTGGAATGACACCTAAAGAAGCTGATTCAGTGTTAGGTAAAGGGCCTCAAATTATTATCTTTGATGCCTCAATGATTCCTCACAAGAAGTTACGTGACTTTGTAATTGGTATTGCGGAAGAATTAGAGATTCCATTCCAATACACAGTGATTACTGGTGGTGGAACAGATGCAGGTATGCAACATCTAACAAGAGATGGTATTCCATCACTTGCCATTACTGTTTCAACTCGTTACTTACACTCACATACATCAGTAATTCATGAAGATGATTACTTGAACACAGTGAAATTAGTCACTGAAGTTGTGAAGAGATTAGACGCAGATAAAGTTAAAGAATTAAGAGAGTATTAA
- a CDS encoding ABC transporter ATP-binding protein, producing the protein MKVPETNPVISVNHVSKTFYLRKKEGFFKSTKIPKHAVQDASFNIYPGEIVGFIGTNGAGKSTTIKMMTGILTPTSGSCEVNGIIPYESRIENAKNISVVFGQRTQMNWDLTVEDNFKLLKEIYDVSDEEFERQLQLLEEHMGIKKLWIQQVRSLSLGQRVLMDIAIALIHSPKVIYLDEPTIGLDIMIKDKILKTLKMINQQENVTIILTTHDLSEIEALCDRIIIIEDGQIIYDDSKEAMLENFSTNATIQFDIDLEELNELKIFLKKNHLEHSLDGITLSITINQEEQNEKEILSELYRQFSINKMAVARTTVQDVVRSIYTQSK; encoded by the coding sequence ATGAAAGTGCCGGAAACTAACCCAGTGATTTCTGTCAATCACGTCTCAAAAACATTTTATTTAAGAAAAAAAGAAGGCTTCTTCAAGTCAACTAAAATACCCAAACATGCTGTACAAGATGCTAGTTTTAATATCTATCCGGGTGAAATTGTTGGTTTCATCGGAACAAATGGTGCTGGTAAATCAACCACCATTAAAATGATGACAGGTATCTTAACTCCGACATCAGGAAGTTGCGAAGTCAACGGCATTATTCCTTATGAATCCCGAATTGAGAACGCCAAAAATATCAGTGTCGTTTTTGGGCAACGAACTCAAATGAACTGGGATTTAACCGTAGAAGACAATTTTAAATTATTGAAAGAAATTTACGATGTTTCTGACGAAGAATTTGAAAGACAACTACAACTGTTAGAAGAACACATGGGCATTAAAAAACTCTGGATTCAACAAGTCAGATCTCTATCTCTAGGTCAGCGGGTTCTAATGGATATTGCGATTGCCTTGATTCATTCGCCTAAAGTGATTTATTTGGATGAACCGACGATTGGTTTAGATATTATGATTAAGGATAAGATTTTAAAAACCTTGAAAATGATTAACCAACAAGAGAACGTCACAATTATTTTAACCACTCATGATTTAAGTGAAATCGAAGCTCTATGTGATAGAATTATTATTATTGAGGATGGTCAAATTATTTACGACGATTCAAAAGAAGCCATGTTAGAAAACTTCTCAACTAATGCTACCATTCAATTTGACATCGACTTAGAGGAACTAAATGAATTAAAAATTTTTCTTAAAAAAAACCATTTAGAACACTCACTAGACGGTATCACTTTATCGATCACGATTAATCAAGAAGAACAAAATGAAAAAGAAATCCTAAGCGAATTATACCGCCAATTCAGCATCAACAAAATGGCCGTCGCAAGAACCACCGTCCAAGACGTGGTAAGGAGTATTTATACACAGAGTAAATAA
- a CDS encoding LysR family transcriptional regulator: MEIRHLQTFKTIVDLDGFKKAADHLGYAQSSITSHIKSLEEEFQQPLFERLGKKMYLTQFGKQFYTYASRILDIYTEMTSISQEFAYPNGQLTIGASEALTSHPRFSHLLLAYKEKYPEVNLSITSIDYQNIPNELQQGKVDLVLVLKRNDWSQKELVQEVIKEESMVLIAPLQSSELPEKQTVLFTEKTCTYKQLFKDYLDEQEIIIDNSVDFGSIDAIKQCVASGLGMSMLPYFSVAEELGQDKFSGTVIKEKDYSISTFLAYHKDKWLTPAMTSMIDLIKEQSSEWV; encoded by the coding sequence ATGGAAATTCGTCATTTACAAACATTTAAAACAATTGTTGATTTAGATGGCTTTAAAAAGGCTGCTGATCATTTAGGCTACGCACAATCTTCTATCACCAGTCATATTAAATCATTAGAAGAAGAATTCCAGCAGCCTCTATTTGAAAGACTAGGTAAAAAGATGTACCTCACTCAATTTGGTAAACAATTTTACACATACGCTTCACGTATTCTTGATATTTATACTGAGATGACAAGCATCTCCCAAGAATTTGCCTACCCAAATGGTCAATTAACAATAGGTGCATCAGAAGCTTTAACTAGCCATCCCCGATTTTCTCATCTACTTTTAGCCTACAAGGAAAAATATCCTGAGGTTAATTTATCGATTACTTCTATTGATTATCAGAATATTCCCAACGAATTACAACAAGGGAAAGTTGATTTAGTTCTTGTTCTAAAAAGAAATGATTGGTCTCAAAAAGAACTCGTTCAAGAAGTTATCAAAGAGGAGTCAATGGTTTTAATCGCTCCCTTGCAATCATCTGAGTTACCAGAAAAACAGACAGTTCTATTTACTGAAAAAACGTGTACCTACAAACAGCTATTTAAAGACTACTTAGATGAACAAGAAATCATTATTGATAATAGCGTGGACTTTGGTAGTATCGATGCTATCAAGCAGTGTGTTGCTAGTGGATTGGGTATGTCGATGTTACCTTACTTTAGTGTAGCTGAGGAATTAGGACAGGATAAATTTAGTGGCACTGTGATCAAAGAAAAAGACTATTCCATCTCAACCTTTTTAGCCTATCACAAAGACAAATGGTTAACCCCAGCCATGACGAGTATGATTGATTTAATCAAGGAACAATCTAGTGAGTGGGTATAA
- a CDS encoding ABC transporter permease yields MMLSKLAVKNVKTQFRYYFMYFVSMVFSVMVYYSFVSMSYDEALLTRASNDMRIDAGLRAGSVMIILFIIIFMFSANTFFVKRRKREIGLYNLLGMRKSQIGTLFFVENMLLGLLALGTGIFLGIIFSKLFAMLLLKAIQVPVTSNFIFSLEAILNTAVVFLTILGIVSVRTAATVYRYKLIALFKAEQQSEGNHQVRWFNWLFGVLGVILLLVGYGLARNFLNFMIWTEKEVGLKGFAMLLCPIVILIICVIGTYLFFGHFLGIMLNLTQKAKGHYYRDINMITTGNLSFHLKKNAMTFATIAVLSGTALAAIGGAASVQSFSIGLADSSNPTSYSVDEQNYADLKAFLKKEEAKISSEEKIEFKYMGGQFGYHNTLESDKTPTFYNVISLSNYEAIQNVIKNVQPVTIEKEKDVALLMGGSQMYIEEAVEFDKTGILGDAGKVNVVDVRSDFLGNARDMRLPYNVVVVTDELYKKIEAPYTYAYHMINVKGADTNEALAKTTLSEFKDPLEEKQAFVATTKVDNGKMVDTFQTLKAPLEKERPEGYKTKNNMSIRYPYYSSIVKNTGLLIYVAVFLGMVFMIATGSIITLKQLSEAEEETDRYDMLRKLGTPRGMIKKSIYKQNFIVFFAPLFISLLHAYFALQVLFVLIGVPKLLLTYISVVFLIGIYVFFYFATSSSYNKIVNR; encoded by the coding sequence ATGATGTTGTCTAAATTAGCTGTTAAAAATGTTAAAACCCAGTTTAGATATTATTTTATGTATTTCGTTAGTATGGTGTTTTCAGTTATGGTTTACTATAGCTTTGTTTCTATGAGTTATGACGAAGCTTTGCTTACAAGAGCATCAAACGATATGCGAATTGACGCAGGTCTCAGAGCTGGAAGTGTCATGATTATTCTATTTATTATCATTTTCATGTTTTCTGCCAATACTTTTTTTGTTAAACGGCGGAAGAGAGAAATTGGTTTGTATAATTTATTAGGCATGAGAAAAAGTCAGATAGGAACTCTTTTCTTTGTTGAAAACATGCTTTTAGGATTATTAGCTTTAGGGACTGGTATTTTTTTAGGGATTATTTTTTCTAAGTTGTTTGCCATGCTTCTTTTAAAAGCGATTCAAGTTCCTGTAACGAGTAATTTTATTTTTTCTCTGGAAGCAATTTTAAACACAGCAGTGGTATTTTTAACGATTTTAGGAATTGTTTCTGTTAGAACAGCTGCCACAGTTTATCGTTACAAGTTGATTGCTTTATTTAAAGCAGAGCAACAAAGTGAAGGCAATCATCAAGTCAGATGGTTTAATTGGTTATTTGGCGTATTGGGAGTGATTCTTCTACTCGTAGGTTATGGGTTAGCTAGGAATTTTTTAAATTTTATGATTTGGACAGAAAAAGAAGTCGGTTTAAAAGGATTTGCCATGTTGCTTTGTCCCATTGTAATTTTGATTATTTGTGTGATAGGAACCTATCTTTTCTTTGGTCATTTTTTAGGGATTATGCTGAATTTAACACAGAAAGCAAAAGGTCATTATTACCGGGATATTAATATGATTACAACGGGAAATTTATCCTTTCATTTGAAGAAAAATGCCATGACGTTTGCGACAATTGCGGTTCTTTCTGGAACGGCTTTAGCTGCGATTGGTGGTGCTGCTAGTGTTCAGTCCTTTTCAATCGGATTAGCAGATTCTTCTAATCCTACTTCTTATAGCGTAGATGAGCAAAATTACGCTGATCTCAAAGCCTTTTTAAAAAAAGAAGAGGCTAAAATATCAAGTGAAGAAAAAATTGAGTTTAAATATATGGGGGGACAGTTTGGTTATCACAACACCCTTGAAAGTGATAAGACACCAACTTTTTACAATGTTATTTCTTTGAGTAATTATGAAGCAATTCAAAATGTTATAAAAAATGTCCAACCTGTTACTATTGAAAAAGAAAAAGATGTGGCTCTTTTAATGGGTGGTAGCCAGATGTACATTGAAGAGGCAGTTGAATTTGATAAAACAGGTATTTTAGGTGATGCAGGTAAGGTAAATGTTGTGGATGTTAGGTCTGATTTTCTAGGTAATGCTAGAGATATGAGGTTACCCTATAATGTAGTGGTAGTAACTGACGAACTGTATAAAAAAATTGAGGCACCCTATACATACGCCTACCATATGATCAATGTTAAGGGGGCTGACACAAATGAAGCTCTAGCTAAGACGACATTAAGTGAATTTAAAGATCCGCTTGAAGAAAAACAAGCTTTTGTGGCCACGACAAAAGTTGATAATGGAAAAATGGTGGATACGTTTCAAACACTAAAAGCACCTCTGGAAAAAGAGCGTCCAGAGGGTTATAAAACTAAAAATAACATGAGTATCCGTTATCCGTATTATAGTAGTATCGTTAAAAACACAGGGCTTTTAATTTATGTGGCTGTTTTTCTAGGGATGGTCTTTATGATTGCCACAGGAAGTATTATTACATTAAAACAATTATCTGAGGCAGAAGAGGAAACGGATCGTTATGACATGTTAAGAAAATTAGGAACCCCTAGAGGCATGATTAAGAAGAGTATTTATAAACAAAATTTTATCGTCTTTTTTGCGCCTTTATTTATAAGTTTGCTTCATGCTTACTTTGCTTTACAGGTGTTGTTTGTTTTAATAGGCGTTCCAAAATTATTATTAACCTATATTTCAGTGGTATTCTTAATCGGGATTTACGTCTTTTTCTATTTTGCAACGTCGTCTTCTTATAATAAAATAGTTAACAGATAA
- a CDS encoding ABC transporter ATP-binding protein encodes MERIVEVDYLSKIYGKKSNPTKVLENISFNVEKGEFVGIMGPSGAGKTTLLNMLSTIDQPTVGSIKIGGQDITRMKERKLSDFRRKELGFIFQDFNLMNSLTVKDNILLPLALDRVPVSEMEASLKHVANILGIENRLNSYPSDISIGQKQRVAAARAIITNPKLILADEPTGSLDSKSATELLHYLSELNEKERATIIMVTHDAFTASYCHRILFIKDGAIFSEIVRQGSRKEFFQKVIDMQAAIGGGISHDVV; translated from the coding sequence ATGGAAAGAATTGTAGAAGTTGATTATTTATCAAAAATTTATGGGAAAAAAAGTAACCCAACAAAAGTGTTAGAAAATATTTCATTTAATGTAGAAAAAGGTGAGTTTGTAGGTATTATGGGTCCTAGTGGTGCGGGGAAAACGACTCTTCTAAACATGCTGTCAACAATCGATCAACCGACTGTTGGAAGTATTAAAATCGGTGGACAAGATATCACGCGCATGAAGGAACGAAAATTAAGTGATTTCAGAAGAAAAGAACTAGGTTTTATTTTTCAAGATTTTAATCTAATGAATTCGTTAACGGTGAAGGATAACATTCTATTGCCCCTAGCTTTAGACCGAGTTCCTGTGAGTGAAATGGAAGCTAGTTTAAAGCATGTGGCAAATATATTAGGAATTGAAAATCGTTTGAATTCTTATCCATCAGATATTTCGATTGGTCAAAAACAACGAGTGGCGGCTGCACGAGCGATCATCACGAATCCTAAATTAATATTAGCTGATGAACCCACAGGCTCTTTGGACTCTAAATCAGCGACTGAACTTCTGCATTATTTGTCTGAACTGAATGAAAAAGAGCGGGCAACGATTATTATGGTGACTCATGATGCGTTTACTGCAAGTTATTGTCACCGTATTTTATTTATTAAAGATGGGGCAATTTTCTCCGAAATAGTGCGACAAGGCAGTCGGAAAGAGTTTTTCCAAAAAGTGATTGATATGCAAGCTGCTATTGGAGGCGGTATTAGTCATGATGTTGTCTAA
- a CDS encoding YfhO family protein — MNKRKKVTPYVISFTLPLLVLVVVWTLLGLAPFGNLNLMVSDLGSQYLPFLNAFKRFFTEGGDNLYSFANGIGGPMEATIAYYLMSPFNFISLLFPYTMMPIAVLLIITLKISCMGLTMFTYLDRHYKQTNWMTQIFSLAYAFCGFVVVYLLNFMWLDVLILFPLLVLGIERLWHEKKYGLYCLTLFLSILTNYYLGYMVCIFAVMYSGFIYYLKFERKPARKNIKLLWSRWRLFFVTSLLSGLATAFMLVPAILGMLQTGKSSFHIEDFLLKPRFGLEVFSQMGLGTINYDIRLDHLPMVYSGVFVWLLAFLYFTLPIVPKRKKRAMAVFLLAIYASFYFEVFNTIWHMFQSPAGFPYRNAFIFSFMLIKLAYETYLYARLTEDKAVVQKRLVLAGATFTVLLSVGQFFLNYQSKSEYVLSNRYFFINLIIVWLLVLILGIKIKKPTVMWRIVMIICVSLELGGNLYISMKDIPFGNQDQYAKMYEEQELLMKELKTGKDELFRINQKVDPDQMGYNEINNGYNNPILFGYAGVSSYTSTLDSDVQSTLTDLGLYSKNERRFSYVDESQVANMLLNVNYTVHPKELAHKDKELLEEQKIANIYKNKEAIGGAFLTSLELGKIKLKSGLVIDNQESILQSMYPLEQEKYFKTMTGQHLTKEVDRYEMKGETSVTGVNYLYLPEAIWDNVTYFAVNGKEIKTDVFIITNQLFNLGYFEKGEEINLEFKLTDKLETDKMTWVSLDQTRFDHLIAEQKKASVSLVKEEFGRLSASVDANKEELLYVSIPYDKNWQIKVDGQKIEPKKIVGDFIGIDLTEGHHDITFSYRSKSFLLGLMISAVTIVISIVFLWFDYRKKSK, encoded by the coding sequence ATGAATAAAAGAAAAAAAGTAACACCCTATGTTATAAGTTTTACGCTACCTTTACTGGTATTAGTTGTGGTTTGGACACTACTTGGTCTGGCGCCTTTTGGTAATTTGAATTTAATGGTGAGTGACTTAGGTTCCCAATATTTACCTTTCTTAAATGCCTTTAAACGCTTTTTTACAGAAGGAGGGGACAATCTGTACTCCTTTGCTAACGGCATTGGCGGACCAATGGAAGCAACGATTGCTTACTACTTAATGAGTCCCTTTAATTTTATCTCCTTACTCTTTCCTTATACGATGATGCCAATAGCGGTCCTTTTAATCATCACTTTAAAAATTTCGTGTATGGGTTTAACGATGTTTACTTATTTGGATAGACACTATAAGCAAACTAATTGGATGACACAGATTTTTTCTTTAGCCTATGCTTTTTGCGGGTTTGTGGTGGTTTATTTACTAAATTTTATGTGGTTAGACGTATTGATTTTGTTTCCACTACTAGTTTTAGGCATTGAACGATTATGGCACGAGAAGAAGTATGGTTTGTATTGCTTAACTTTATTCTTGTCAATTTTAACTAATTATTATTTAGGCTACATGGTGTGTATTTTTGCAGTGATGTACAGTGGGTTTATTTACTACTTAAAATTTGAACGAAAACCAGCTAGAAAAAATATTAAACTATTATGGAGTCGTTGGCGCTTATTCTTTGTTACGTCATTACTATCAGGATTAGCGACAGCTTTTATGTTAGTTCCTGCTATTTTAGGAATGCTTCAAACAGGAAAGTCTAGCTTCCATATTGAGGATTTTTTATTAAAACCAAGATTTGGTTTAGAAGTCTTTTCGCAAATGGGACTTGGAACAATTAATTACGACATTAGGTTAGATCACTTACCAATGGTTTACTCTGGGGTATTTGTCTGGCTTTTAGCCTTTTTATACTTTACTTTACCTATTGTGCCAAAAAGAAAGAAACGAGCAATGGCAGTCTTTTTACTCGCTATTTATGCAAGTTTTTACTTTGAAGTATTTAATACAATTTGGCACATGTTCCAAAGTCCAGCAGGCTTCCCTTACAGAAATGCTTTTATCTTTAGTTTTATGTTAATCAAATTAGCTTACGAAACCTATTTGTATGCTAGATTAACAGAAGACAAAGCTGTGGTTCAGAAACGTTTAGTTTTAGCAGGTGCCACGTTTACAGTTCTCTTAAGTGTGGGGCAGTTCTTTTTAAACTATCAAAGTAAAAGTGAATATGTATTATCTAATAGATACTTCTTTATTAACTTAATCATAGTCTGGTTGTTAGTTCTTATTTTAGGAATCAAAATAAAGAAACCAACAGTCATGTGGCGAATTGTCATGATTATCTGTGTGTCACTTGAACTAGGTGGTAATTTATACATATCCATGAAAGATATTCCTTTTGGTAATCAAGATCAGTACGCTAAGATGTACGAAGAGCAAGAACTCCTCATGAAAGAACTTAAGACTGGAAAAGATGAATTATTTAGAATTAATCAAAAAGTTGACCCTGATCAAATGGGCTACAATGAAATCAATAATGGCTACAATAATCCTATCCTTTTTGGTTATGCAGGTGTTTCAAGTTACACGTCCACACTGGATTCAGACGTTCAAAGTACTTTAACTGATTTAGGTCTGTATTCAAAAAATGAACGTCGCTTTTCATACGTTGATGAGTCTCAAGTGGCTAATATGTTGCTGAATGTTAACTACACAGTTCATCCAAAAGAATTAGCTCATAAGGATAAAGAGTTATTGGAAGAACAGAAAATTGCTAATATTTATAAAAATAAAGAAGCAATTGGTGGTGCTTTTCTAACATCTCTTGAACTAGGTAAAATAAAGCTAAAATCAGGCTTAGTGATTGATAACCAAGAAAGTATTTTACAAAGTATGTATCCATTAGAGCAGGAGAAATACTTTAAGACAATGACTGGGCAACATCTAACAAAAGAAGTTGATCGTTATGAGATGAAAGGTGAGACATCTGTAACAGGCGTGAACTATCTTTATCTACCAGAGGCGATTTGGGATAATGTGACTTATTTTGCGGTAAACGGAAAAGAAATTAAAACCGATGTTTTTATTATTACTAATCAGTTATTCAACTTAGGTTACTTTGAAAAAGGTGAAGAGATTAATCTGGAATTTAAATTAACGGACAAACTAGAAACCGATAAAATGACTTGGGTAAGTTTAGATCAAACACGTTTTGATCATTTAATTGCCGAGCAGAAGAAAGCAAGTGTCTCGTTAGTCAAAGAAGAGTTTGGTCGCTTGAGTGCTAGTGTGGATGCCAATAAAGAAGAATTATTGTATGTATCGATTCCTTATGATAAAAATTGGCAAATTAAAGTCGATGGTCAAAAGATTGAACCTAAAAAAATTGTCGGCGATTTTATCGGAATTGACCTAACAGAAGGCCACCATGACATAACCTTTAGTTATCGATCTAAATCATTTTTATTAGGTTTAATGATTAGTGCCGTAACGATAGTTATTTCAATCGTCTTCTTGTGGTTTGATTACAGAAAAAAAAGTAAATAA
- a CDS encoding response regulator transcription factor, translating into MMKIMIVEDDTTVRELVSESLQKWGFETIEVTNFKNVLEIFKEEDPHLVLLDINLPVFDGYYWCQKIREISKNPIIFISSRDTNVDSIMSMNMGGDDYVNKPFSMDILVAKVNALLRRTYDYSKSDSSTLEHNHLKLNMENSTMIIHEETVELSKNEFQLLLILMKNNGKIVSREKLLRALWDDERFVDDNTLTVNINRLRKKIEGAGIANFIETKVGQGYMIP; encoded by the coding sequence ATGATGAAGATAATGATTGTAGAAGATGACACAACCGTTAGGGAACTCGTTTCAGAATCTCTACAGAAATGGGGCTTTGAAACCATAGAGGTCACAAATTTTAAAAATGTCTTAGAAATTTTTAAAGAAGAAGATCCCCATTTAGTTTTACTAGATATTAATTTACCTGTTTTTGACGGTTATTATTGGTGCCAAAAAATTAGAGAAATTTCAAAAAATCCCATCATTTTCATTTCCAGTCGAGACACTAATGTGGATTCTATTATGTCCATGAATATGGGTGGCGATGACTATGTTAACAAACCTTTTTCCATGGATATTCTTGTCGCTAAGGTGAACGCTTTACTAAGAAGAACCTATGATTATTCTAAATCTGATAGCTCTACTTTAGAACATAATCATTTAAAATTAAACATGGAAAATAGCACGATGATTATTCATGAAGAAACCGTGGAATTAAGTAAAAATGAGTTTCAACTATTATTAATCTTAATGAAAAATAACGGTAAAATTGTTAGCAGAGAAAAATTACTTCGTGCACTTTGGGATGATGAACGTTTCGTTGATGATAATACGTTAACGGTCAATATCAACCGCTTAAGAAAAAAAATAGAAGGAGCTGGGATTGCCAATTTTATTGAAACAAAAGTTGGACAAGGTTATATGATCCCTTAA
- a CDS encoding NAD(P)H-dependent oxidoreductase translates to MTHEQTKQEILKAYHFRHATKQFDATKKISEDDFNFILETARLSPSSIGYEPWKFLVVQDMSVREKIKEVSFGGQGQLPTASHLIILLARKGARAESDYVQNLLKNVKKIPDDVAAGMTTAYHRFQEEDITVYNDERALFDWASKQTYIALGNMLSASAMIGIDSCPMEGFNLEAVNQILEAEGLIDTKEFGVSVMAAFGYRSEEPKFEKSRQVQEEVVQWVK, encoded by the coding sequence ATGACTCACGAACAAACGAAACAAGAAATATTGAAAGCTTATCATTTTAGACATGCAACAAAACAATTTGATGCAACAAAAAAAATATCAGAGGATGATTTTAATTTTATTTTAGAAACAGCCAGATTGTCCCCAAGCTCAATTGGTTATGAGCCATGGAAATTTTTAGTGGTTCAAGACATGAGTGTTAGAGAAAAAATCAAAGAAGTTAGTTTTGGGGGACAAGGTCAATTACCAACAGCCAGCCATTTAATCATTCTTTTAGCTAGAAAAGGGGCACGTGCGGAATCTGATTATGTTCAAAACTTACTAAAAAATGTTAAAAAGATTCCAGATGATGTTGCGGCAGGAATGACAACGGCTTATCACCGTTTTCAGGAAGAGGATATTACTGTTTACAATGATGAGCGCGCCTTATTTGATTGGGCGAGCAAGCAGACTTATATTGCTCTTGGAAATATGTTAAGTGCTTCAGCAATGATCGGGATTGACTCATGTCCTATGGAAGGGTTCAACCTTGAAGCGGTGAATCAAATCTTAGAAGCAGAAGGATTGATTGATACCAAAGAGTTTGGTGTATCAGTAATGGCAGCTTTCGGGTACCGTTCAGAAGAACCAAAATTTGAAAAATCAAGACAAGTTCAAGAAGAGGTTGTTCAGTGGGTAAAATAG